From the Patagioenas fasciata isolate bPatFas1 chromosome Z, bPatFas1.hap1, whole genome shotgun sequence genome, one window contains:
- the GPX8 gene encoding probable glutathione peroxidase 8 isoform X1, producing METLTTTYPVKYSVPKARVFVVFLSMVLCTAILCLLQLRFFKPKIKDFYSFEVKDSRGRIISLEKYRGKATLVVNVASYCQHTDKNYIALQELHREFGPSHFTVLAFPCNQFGESEPHSSQEIESFAKGNYGVTFPIFHKIKILGSEAEPAFRFLIDSSKKEPRWNFWKYLVNPEGKVVKFWRPEEPIESIKPEVASLIRQIIMKKREDL from the exons ATGGAGACTCTCACAACTACTTATCCTGTGAAATATTCAGTGCCCAAAGCCCGGGTCTTTGTTGTCTTTCTGTCGATGGTTTTGTGTACTGCCATTCTCTGCCTGCTACAACTCAGATtttttaaacctaaaatcaaagaTTTTTATTCTTTCGAAGTCAAGGATTCACGAGGAAGGATCATTTCCTTGGAGAAGTACAGAGGGAAA GCGACTTTGGTTGTAAACGTGGCCAGTTACTGCCaacacacagacaaaaactaCATTGCGCTGCAAGAGCTACACAGAGAGTTTGGTCCCTCCCACTTCACTGTGCTGGCTTTTCCCTGCAACCAGTTCGGAGAATCAGAGCCCCACTCAAGCCAGGAAATAGAATCTTTTGCCAAAGGAAACTATGGAGTAACCTTCCCTATTTTCCACAAAATCAAGATCCTAGGATCAGAAGCAGAGCCTGCCTTTAGATTTCTAATAG ATTCATCAAAGAAAGAGCCTCGATGGAATTTCTGGAAGTACCTTGTCAACCCTGAGGGTAAAGTTGTGAAATTCTGGAGACCAGAAGAGCCCATAGAAAGTATCAAGCCAGAAGTAGCATCATTAATCAGACAGATTAtcatgaaaaaaagagaagaccTCTAA
- the GPX8 gene encoding probable glutathione peroxidase 8 isoform X2 — translation METLTTTYPVKYSVPKARVFVVFLSMVLCTAILCLLQLRFFKPKIKDFYSFEVKDSRGRIISLEKYRGKIHQRKSLDGISGSTLSTLRVKL, via the exons ATGGAGACTCTCACAACTACTTATCCTGTGAAATATTCAGTGCCCAAAGCCCGGGTCTTTGTTGTCTTTCTGTCGATGGTTTTGTGTACTGCCATTCTCTGCCTGCTACAACTCAGATtttttaaacctaaaatcaaagaTTTTTATTCTTTCGAAGTCAAGGATTCACGAGGAAGGATCATTTCCTTGGAGAAGTACAGAGGGAAA ATTCATCAAAGAAAGAGCCTCGATGGAATTTCTGGAAGTACCTTGTCAACCCTGAGGGTAAAGTTGTGA